The Romeriopsis navalis LEGE 11480 genome contains a region encoding:
- a CDS encoding TetR/AcrR family transcriptional regulator → MPRKQTITDEAILAAARSLFLEVGAKASTRVLAKTIGISEAVIFQRFGTKEALFFAAMVPPTAQMEQIFSVQPGTQSVVKNLNIISDGIVAYFREIMPVFLALIAHPAFDLPTFLQNHTMPAAQISQRLTEYLRAEAALGRIQPADIPATVEILRSHLHHLAMSETIGAHQTNETKKAIQAAVKLLWQGLAP, encoded by the coding sequence ATGCCACGTAAACAAACCATCACGGATGAGGCGATTCTGGCTGCCGCTCGATCGCTGTTTCTCGAAGTCGGAGCAAAAGCTTCAACAAGGGTTTTGGCCAAGACAATTGGCATTTCTGAAGCCGTGATTTTTCAACGATTTGGCACCAAAGAAGCCCTGTTTTTTGCCGCTATGGTACCGCCGACCGCCCAAATGGAACAGATTTTCTCGGTGCAACCCGGCACGCAATCCGTCGTTAAAAATCTCAATATTATCAGTGATGGGATCGTGGCTTATTTCCGCGAAATCATGCCGGTCTTTCTGGCTTTAATTGCCCATCCAGCTTTCGATCTGCCAACTTTTTTACAGAACCACACAATGCCCGCAGCGCAGATTAGTCAGCGTTTAACCGAGTATTTACGAGCGGAAGCCGCGTTAGGCCGAATTCAGCCAGCCGATATTCCGGCAACTGTTGAAATTCTACGATCGCACCTACACCATCTCGCCATGTCAGAGACGATCGGCGCACACCAAACCAATGAGACGAAAAAGGCGATTCAGGCAGCGGTTAAACTGCTTTGGCAGGGTTTGGCCCCGTAG